A single region of the Deefgea piscis genome encodes:
- the aroG gene encoding 3-deoxy-7-phosphoheptulonate synthase AroG, with protein sequence MQYQTDDVRIREIKELLPPVAVIEKYPVNELASTAVFETRQAIHHMLTGKDDRLLVIIGPCSIHDPKSAIEYGHRLVKLREQYKDHLEVVMRVYFEKPRTTVGWKGLINDPFLNGSFNINEGLRIARKLLVDLNNLGLPTAGEFLDMITPQYVADLMSWGAIGARTTESQVHRELASGLSCPVGFKNGTDGNLKIAFDAIKSAGQPHHFLSVTKYGHSAIVGTGGNPDCHVILRGGKTPNYEESHVRAAAEELSKAGLAPKIMIDFSHGNSSKDYRRQSVVCADTCAQIAAGSAAIFGVMVESHLVEGRQDDGAGKELTYGQSITDACIGWDATETVLSDLAAAVAQRRALA encoded by the coding sequence ATGCAATACCAAACCGACGACGTCCGTATCCGCGAAATTAAAGAATTACTACCGCCAGTGGCTGTGATTGAAAAATATCCAGTCAACGAGCTGGCTTCAACTGCGGTGTTTGAAACGCGCCAAGCGATTCATCACATGCTCACTGGCAAAGATGATCGCCTGTTGGTCATCATCGGCCCTTGCTCAATTCACGATCCAAAATCGGCGATTGAATATGGTCATCGCTTAGTCAAACTGCGCGAACAATATAAAGATCACCTTGAAGTCGTGATGCGCGTTTACTTTGAAAAACCGCGCACCACCGTCGGCTGGAAAGGGTTGATTAACGATCCATTCCTAAATGGCAGCTTCAATATCAATGAAGGCCTGCGCATTGCGCGTAAATTATTAGTCGATTTAAACAACCTTGGTCTACCGACTGCCGGTGAGTTTCTCGACATGATCACGCCGCAATACGTTGCTGATTTAATGAGCTGGGGCGCGATTGGCGCTCGCACCACTGAATCACAAGTGCATCGTGAACTGGCGTCAGGTTTGTCTTGCCCAGTTGGCTTTAAAAACGGTACCGATGGCAATCTTAAAATTGCTTTTGACGCGATCAAATCCGCCGGTCAGCCGCATCATTTCTTGTCGGTTACCAAATATGGTCATTCAGCGATTGTTGGCACCGGCGGCAATCCTGATTGCCACGTGATTTTGCGCGGTGGCAAAACGCCAAATTACGAAGAAAGCCATGTGCGCGCTGCCGCTGAAGAGCTCAGCAAAGCGGGTTTAGCGCCTAAAATCATGATCGACTTTAGCCACGGCAATAGCAGCAAAGACTACCGCCGCCAAAGCGTGGTTTGCGCAGACACTTGCGCCCAAATCGCCGCTGGCAGTGCTGCGATTTTTGGCGTGATGGTCGAAAGCCATTTGGTTGAAGGTCGTCAAGACGATGGCGCGGGTAAAGAGCTCACTTACGGTCAATCAATTACCGATGCCTGTATCGGCTGGGATGCCACCGAAACCGTACTCAGTGATCTAGCCGCCGCCGTTGCTCAACGCCGCGCTTTGGCTTAA
- a CDS encoding MATE family efflux transporter, whose product MSSQAMADLNQLPVKTQFWRYVLPSIAGMLVVSLDVLIDGIFVGRYVGAHALAAINLVYPIVMLQIGLGTMVSMGAATRISILQGAGQTAAARQTLVNTLIIIALLGIALPAIGISQLERILVLLNADNAASVLHEARSYLRFMLWGAVVNIGQIAAIFLIRNDGQPRLATVLVIFSALSNIALNYLFLVHFQLGLAGAAMATLLIEGFITLAGLVYFFSPMAHLRLVLADLSADWASMPAMLKLGVSSLLMEGNLALLMFAHNYQLLEYGKGNDVAAYAIAGYTEAVFILLIHGLAMGMQPLLSYATGAKDDERMAHILSYGLRVSLAISVVLLITVQLFPAAIASLYIGNDPALVTLATEALQLHLFALPFDGILIVGVIALQAMALTRLAMVGTLGKTLLLIPALCLMPQWWGVTGIYTALPLVNMLLGSIIGLVLWQQLRRLRKAALK is encoded by the coding sequence ATGTCATCACAAGCAATGGCCGATTTAAATCAACTGCCGGTAAAAACTCAATTTTGGCGCTATGTGCTGCCCTCGATCGCCGGGATGTTGGTGGTCAGTTTAGATGTATTGATCGACGGGATTTTTGTTGGCCGTTATGTGGGCGCGCATGCGCTCGCCGCGATTAATTTGGTGTATCCCATCGTAATGCTGCAGATTGGCTTGGGCACGATGGTCAGTATGGGGGCGGCAACGCGGATTTCGATTTTGCAAGGCGCAGGGCAAACCGCTGCCGCGCGGCAAACCTTGGTTAATACGCTGATTATTATTGCTCTGCTGGGTATTGCTCTACCCGCTATTGGTATCAGCCAGTTGGAGCGAATACTGGTGTTACTAAATGCCGATAATGCAGCGAGTGTTTTGCATGAAGCGCGCTCGTATTTGCGCTTTATGCTGTGGGGCGCCGTGGTGAATATTGGCCAGATTGCGGCGATTTTTTTGATTCGCAATGATGGTCAGCCTAGGTTGGCCACGGTGCTGGTGATTTTTAGTGCTTTGAGCAATATCGCTTTAAATTATCTATTTTTGGTGCATTTTCAGCTGGGTTTGGCAGGCGCGGCGATGGCCACGCTGCTGATTGAGGGCTTTATTACGCTGGCGGGATTAGTGTATTTCTTTAGCCCGATGGCGCATTTACGCTTGGTGCTGGCCGATTTAAGCGCCGATTGGGCGAGTATGCCAGCGATGCTGAAACTGGGCGTTTCGAGCTTATTAATGGAGGGTAATTTGGCGCTACTGATGTTTGCGCATAATTATCAGCTATTGGAATACGGTAAGGGCAATGATGTCGCCGCATATGCGATTGCCGGTTATACCGAGGCGGTATTTATTTTGCTGATTCACGGTTTGGCGATGGGGATGCAACCTTTATTAAGCTACGCGACTGGCGCTAAAGACGACGAACGCATGGCGCATATTTTAAGCTATGGTTTGCGGGTGAGTTTGGCGATTAGTGTGGTGCTGCTGATCACGGTGCAGCTGTTTCCGGCGGCAATTGCATCGCTGTATATTGGCAACGATCCCGCCTTGGTTACGTTGGCAACGGAGGCGTTACAGCTCCATCTATTTGCCTTGCCGTTTGATGGCATCTTGATTGTGGGCGTGATTGCTTTGCAAGCGATGGCGCTAACGCGCTTAGCCATGGTGGGTACCTTGGGTAAAACACTGCTATTGATTCCGGCGCTATGCTTAATGCCGCAATGGTGGGGAGTCACCGGTATTTATACGGCCTTGCCGCTGGTGAATATGCTGCTAGGCAGCATCATTGGCTTGGTGCTGTGGCAGCAGTTACGTCGGTTGAGAAAAGCCGCGCTTAAATGA
- a CDS encoding TetR family transcriptional regulator has protein sequence MARKTKEDAQKTRDAILDAAEQVFFKQGIAQTTMAEIANAAQVSRGAVYGHYPNKIDVCKAMSDRMLAHAAMQFTPSSSDALEALVQTGMYYLNLFNQSGSIQTVISILYYRCERSAENMPLIRHRDLITKRSMHYSLRLLRRAVAQQALPSTLDLRLSNLYLHTVFDGLYDLLQDFYPERPNAAASDCERLLRNAVSSLKNAPHLQCSVD, from the coding sequence ATGGCCAGAAAAACCAAAGAAGACGCGCAAAAAACCCGTGATGCGATTTTAGACGCCGCCGAACAAGTGTTTTTTAAACAAGGTATTGCGCAAACCACCATGGCCGAGATTGCCAATGCGGCCCAAGTATCCCGCGGTGCGGTCTATGGGCATTACCCCAATAAAATCGACGTTTGCAAAGCCATGAGCGATCGCATGCTGGCGCACGCAGCAATGCAATTCACCCCCAGTAGCAGCGATGCCCTCGAAGCCTTGGTGCAAACCGGCATGTATTATCTGAATTTATTTAATCAATCGGGCTCGATTCAAACCGTGATTAGCATTTTGTATTACCGCTGCGAGCGCAGCGCGGAAAACATGCCGCTGATTCGGCACCGCGACCTCATCACCAAACGCTCGATGCATTACAGCCTGCGGCTATTACGCCGCGCCGTCGCGCAGCAAGCATTACCCAGTACGCTCGATTTGCGGCTAAGTAATCTGTATCTGCATACGGTGTTTGATGGTTTATATGATTTGCTGCAAGACTTTTACCCCGAGCGCCCTAACGCCGCCGCCAGCGATTGCGAACGCCTACTGCGCAATGCCGTCAGCAGCCTAAAAAATGCGCCGCATTTACAATGTAGCGTAGATTAG
- the corA gene encoding magnesium/cobalt transporter CorA, whose amino-acid sequence MLNAFVLSAGRLIQVPALVPEDLSRPEVLWVDMVDPTDDERELVQKVFKLELPEDEEVKDLEESARCYVDENGVHISSFFLSHSEDEYANVTVSFLLNQGRLLTIRQDELAVFRLFRLRARVQPGFVSTAQEILLAIYDAAVEYDADVLEEIYTQLDGVSRRVLDRSAEMTDEIMGQALAELAGHEDINGKVRLDLMDTRRALSFLLRSRVLATAQEGDLREVLRDLESLNNHSAFLFDKINFLMDAVMGLINLAQNKIIKIFSIASVVFLPPTLVASIYGMNFAHMPELAESWGYPAALVLMVLSGISPYWFFKRKGWL is encoded by the coding sequence ATGCTCAATGCCTTTGTACTGTCTGCTGGTCGTTTAATTCAGGTGCCTGCCTTGGTACCCGAGGATTTATCGCGCCCCGAAGTGTTGTGGGTCGATATGGTCGATCCCACCGACGACGAGCGTGAATTAGTGCAAAAGGTGTTTAAGCTCGAACTGCCCGAAGACGAAGAAGTTAAAGACTTGGAAGAGTCTGCGCGCTGTTATGTCGATGAAAACGGCGTACATATCAGTTCGTTTTTTCTATCGCATTCTGAAGACGAATACGCCAACGTCACGGTGTCGTTTTTGCTCAATCAAGGGCGCTTACTGACTATTCGCCAAGACGAGCTGGCGGTGTTTCGTTTGTTTCGTTTACGCGCCCGCGTTCAGCCGGGCTTTGTCTCGACTGCGCAAGAGATTTTGCTGGCGATTTACGATGCCGCCGTTGAGTACGACGCCGATGTACTTGAAGAAATTTATACCCAGCTCGATGGCGTGAGCCGCCGAGTGCTCGATCGCAGCGCCGAAATGACCGATGAAATCATGGGCCAAGCGCTGGCTGAGCTGGCTGGCCACGAAGACATTAACGGTAAAGTGCGCCTCGATTTAATGGACACACGCCGCGCGCTGTCGTTTTTGCTGCGTAGCCGCGTATTGGCCACCGCGCAAGAGGGCGATTTGCGCGAAGTGCTGCGCGATTTGGAATCACTCAATAACCACAGCGCGTTTTTGTTCGACAAGATTAACTTCTTGATGGACGCGGTGATGGGTTTGATTAATCTGGCGCAAAATAAAATCATCAAGATTTTTTCGATTGCCAGCGTGGTGTTTCTACCGCCCACCTTGGTTGCCTCAATCTACGGGATGAATTTTGCCCACATGCCCGAGCTCGCCGAAAGCTGGGGCTACCCCGCCGCTTTGGTGCTGATGGTGCTATCCGGCATCTCACCGTATTGGTTCTTTAAACGTAAGGGTTGGTTGTAG